The sequence below is a genomic window from Deltaproteobacteria bacterium.
TCAGGACGCCTGTGAGGCTGCCGACCTCGTTTTACCTGCTCTGCCAGCTTACGGGCTTCGCGAAGTTATGGCCCAATATGGTGATGTTGCTCGCGGAGACCAAATTGTCTTACACGGTATTCGAGGCGTTGAACCCGGGTTTATTTTGCCACACCAGGTGATACGAGAAGAAACCTGTATTCGCAAAATAGGAGTCTTAGGGGGGCCGCTCTTTGCTCCGGAACTTCACGAGGGTTTACCAGTGAGTGCTGTTGTGGCATCTCGCTACCAAGAGGTCGTTGATGTTTTAGGCTTCGTCTCAGATGTTTCTGCTTTGTATCTACACAGTAGTTCTGATCCCGTCGGTGTTGAGGTTATCGGGGCGATTTCAAACGTCACCGCCTTGGCAGTGGGCGTTTCGAATGCACTGGGACTCGGCGAGACCGCGCGCGGTGTTTTGATTACCCATGGGCTGGCCGATGCTGCTCGGCTTGGGATGCTCCTGGGAGCACAGCCGGTAACCTTTGCGGGGCTGGCCGGGATTGGGGATATGATTCCTCGTAAGATTGCATCCATCGACCGTCACTACGACTTGGGTGCAGCTATAGCTGAAGGCAAGCGGAGTGATGAGTTGGGGACAGGTCGTCAACCTCTTGAGGGAGTTGTCACTGCCCAAGCAGCAGTCGAGCTGGCGAATAAACATGGGGTAGAATTGCCCTTGGTTGCGGCAGTGGACGTGCTTTGTCACCAAGCTAAAGATTGTGACCCACGAGAAGTACTGTCACGGGTGTTGCGTTCAGATCTTGATCTGGACAGAGCATTTGGAGGGCGCTGAACCGATGACGGTAGGGCGTTTTTTAAATCAAACCAATTCGCGAGTATTGCCTGCTGATTATGCCGGACCGGTACTGATTTGCGATATCGACAAGACCTATTTATCGACGAGATTTTCAAGCATTCGCGGTTTGATGGGCATCCCATTTGAGTTTGCACTCGATAAGGAACCCATTGATGGGGTGGTCGCAACCTTGAGAGCGTGGCGCCGAGGGCCAACTTCTGATTTTGGTGTGACACCTATGTACTTCATCAGTGGTAGCCCTAAACAGCTTCGACCTGTGATCGAGAATCGGATGCTTCTTGATGGTATCGAATACGATGGAATCACCTTCAAGGACCAGCTTGGCTTATTGTTACGTGGAAAACCAAAGGGAATCGTAGAGCAGATAGGTTACAAGCTCACCTCTCTTTTACTTTATGCAACGCAGTTCCCCGTGGGTTGTGAATGGTACTTCTTTGGCGATGATGTGGAACGTGATGCTGAAGTCTTTAGACTCTTCGGGCGTGTTTGTGGGGGGCTAAGAGGAGTTGGTCTTTCGACCGAGCTTGAAGGGCTTGGGGTAGCAAACCGAGATATTACGAATATCACAAAACTGGCTGCTTCACTTCCTCACACCCAAGATCCGGTGCGGTCAATATTCATACATTTAGCCACTGGCAAAGAACCTCAAGCACCTGAGGATTCTCGGATTCATCTAACGCGGTCTTATTTACAGACTGCCATGGTGTTGGTGCGTGACGGTTTGGTTCGGGATGAAACAGTGGGGACGGTTGCGCGAGAGTTGAGACTTCGCGGCACGCAAGAATCCCAAATCGATTTCTTTCGTGAGGATGCTCAATCTCGGTTCGGGATTGAGGAAACTTAAGCCTTGCTGGCGGGATCAAACAACACAGAGTCGTCGATAGCATTTTCAGAGTGAGCAATCACTAAAGCCCCGCAGGAATCGCTCCAGATATTGGTCATGGTACGAGCCATGTCGAGTACGCGGTCTACAGCCCAAATCAAAGCAGTGTATTCGAGAGGGAGATTAACGGCATTGAGGATGATCACCATCATGACGAGCCCGGCATGAGGAATCCCTGCGGCTCCAATGCTTACAGCCAAGGCTAAGAAGACGACCATGATTTGCGCTTGCAGCGTCAGCGGTGCGAATTCAGGGTGGGTGGCAGCGTGGATTTGAGCAATAAATAAAACGGTCACACACTCAAAAAGCGCTGTGCCATCCATGTTTACCGTGGCGCCAAGAGGCAGTACAAAACTGCTTACTTTGTTTGAAATACCGGCTTCGTCGTTGGCAGTTTCAATGGTGACGCCTAACGTGCCGGAACTCGATGCGGTTGAAAAACCGGTGAGTAGGGCGGGGCTCATTGCTCTCATGAACACATATGGGTTTCGCTTGGTGAGCACCCAGCACAAGGCGGGAAGACTCACTATAAAATGAAAGCCAAGTGCCGCAGCTACGGTGAGGATGAACCCAATCAAGCTTAGGAAAATCTGAGGTCCGCTGGTAGCTACCGTAAACCCGACAAGTCCTGCTATGCCAACGGGCGCCAGAGAGATGACCCACATGGTCATTTTCATCATGACGTCGGCGGCTCCCTCTACGAAGCCAATCATAATAGCACGGTGCTTTTCATCGATTTGTGTCAGAAAGATGCCGAAGAGAATCGCAAAGACGATAACCCCGAACATGTCGAATTTAGCGGCTGACTCAATGACATTGGTGGGAACCATGTTCACCACAACATCCCAGAAGCCATCAGGTGGATGAGCTTCACGGCCTTGCGTGGGAATCATAATATTGGTTCCCTCACCGGGTGTGAGAAGGTTCACGGTGACCAAGCCAGTAACGATAGCCATGATGCTGGTGCATACGTACCAGCCGATTGTTTTGAGTCCGATTCGGCCCAAAGCGCTTCCGCCGCCCATGGAACAGATCCCGCAAACGATGGAGAAGAAGACGAGAGGGATGACAACCATTTTCAGCAAGCTTAGAAATATTCGGCCAATACCATCTAAGGCTGCTCCTAAGAAGCTGCCTTTGACCGAGGCCACGAGGGCATCGTTGATTTGCTTTGCATTTGCGTGAAGGTCAGTGGGTAGGTAGTTGGGGCCTAAGATGGCCTCCCTCACATTATCGATATGCTGAAGGTTAATGACCGAGCCTACGAGAATACCAAAGAGGATTCCTGAGAGTACCAACCAATGCGATTTTACGTTCTTCATTCTCTCCGCCTTCTGTTTCGTATTCTTTCACAACTGCCTCTTGGGACCAAGGATTCTGCTATTCCACCAATAAATGGCTCGATTCGTTAAAAAATTAGGTTTGACCGTTGACCGTATCGCCTGAAACGGTGTTAAAAGTAGGCCTCAAATCATTCGTGCGGAGATGTGTCATGGCAGATGTAGAAAACGTCATTATCATTGGGTCCGGCCCTGCCGGTCATACAGCAGCTGTTTATACGGCGCGGGCTGACTTAAAGCCCTTAATGTTCGAAGGCTTCAGTGCCGGTGGTATCCCTGGTGGTCAGTTGATGACGACCACGGAAGTTGAAAACTACCCAGGTTTTCCCGATGGAGTGAGTGGTCCGGAAATGATGATGGCCTTCAAGGCTCAGTCGGAACGGTTTGGAACGCGTTCGTTGATGCAAGACGTACAAGAAGTCGATCTTTCACAGCGCCCGTTTCGCTTGAAGAGCGATGGCGTTGAGTATTTGGCAAAATCCCTGATCATCGCGACGGGTGCTTCAGCGAAATACATCGGCCTCGACAGTGAGCAGCGCTTGATGAACAAAGGCGTTTCGGCCTGTGCAACATGCGACGGTGCTTTGCCTATGTTCCGCGATAAGCCACTCGTTGTGGTTGGCGGCGGTGACACGGCTATGGAAGAGGCTCTCTTTCTCTCGCGTTTTGCGAGCAAAGTGACACTTGTCCACCGTCGTGAAGTCTTTCGTGCATCGAAAATCATGCTTGAGCGTGTTGAAAAGCATGAAAAAATCGAAATTGTTACGAATGCTAAAGTGATTGAGGTGTTGGGCGAGAGTGAAGTTACCGGAGTGCGTCTCGAAGATACCGTCAACGGCGAAAAGCGGGACCTCGAAGTGACAGGCCTGTTCGTAGCTATTGGACACCAACCCAATACTCAGGTTTTCGGTGAGCAGCTCGATAAAGACGAGCGCGGCTATCTCGTGACCCAAGCAGACTCATCTTACACCAACGTAGAAGGCGTCTTTGCCTGCGGCGATGTGCAAGATCACGTGTATCGTCAGGCAGTTACAGCGGCAGGCTCTGGTTGTATGGCAGCCATTGATACCGAGCGATGGCTCGAAAGCCAGGGCGAAGGTTAAGTTTTAGAGCCCAATTGCTCCAATAGGCTCGATCGGTTCGAGGACATGATTGAAGCACGCGCGCCTTGCTCGGCCTCTGTGCATTGACACGAGACTTATCGGTGGTTATCAAGCCCCGAAGAGTATTGTAATTACAGGGTTTCTTCTTTCGGAGTCTTCTGATTTTGAAAGTTGCACCAGCAGGGGCGCAGCATGGGACGACACCTCCAGACAGGCTTATTATTTTTGGTAATTCTGGCCACGCTTACCGGATGCGCAGGCCGTGAATTTATTGTTCGCGGTGATGAGCTTCTGAAAGAGGGCCGCTACAAAGAAGCCATCGTTTACTACGAAAAAGCTCGCGAGCTCGTTCCAGATAACAGCTCTGTACTCGAGGGAATCAGACAGTCTCGAATCCTGGCCGTTCAGGATGAGCTGGATAAAGCCGATAAGTTGATGAAAGACATCGACTACGCAGGCGCCCTGGGTCACGCCCTCAGAGCCAGTAAAATGCCTCTCGACTTGGATGAGGTGCAACTGCAGCGCCGTATCCGCGATTCCGTATCCTCGGCAGAAAAGCGCGCTGAAGACCGCGTACAGGACTGGGTGAATCGCGGTCATTATGTGCCAGCGGTCGAACTCGCTGACATGATAGTTGATGCTTCTCGCGGGATGGCATCTCGTAAGAAGTGGGCCGCTGAGCTTCGGCGTGAAGCTCAAGATTTTTTCGCGAAGCGAGCCTCCGATAACCAAGTTGCAAACCTTCCAGGAAGCTCAGCACTTCAAAGCTCAATCGCTCAGACCCTTGGAGCCGACACTAACAACGATACGCTGATGGGCAATTGGGCAAGCTTTGCTGCTCCGGTTTGTTTCGGCGCGGTTACTATTCAGGTCAATGATAAAACAGGAAAACTCGGTTCAATCGCTGAAAGCTTGAAGGAAGGCGTCACGACGAAGCTTTCAAGCCTCAAGAAGCGATGCGGTAACGGAGAAAGACCGCTTGGTCTAACACTTCACCTCGAAGAGTTTAACATCACCGACTCCACGACCACTGAAAAAGCCTCCAAGCCTTTTCCCGGCGTTCGGATTGAGACTGAAGAAGTTTATTACGAAGAGGTTCCCTACATCGTGGTGGAAGAAGTTACGGAAGAAGAAATCCGTATCGAAAAGGTCGAGCGCCGCGATTGTGCGCCGCGGCCTGGTAAGCCTCGCGGCTGTGTAACTTGGCTTGAAGACGTGGAGCGTAAAGTTCCGGTCAAAGTTAAGAAAGAAGTCGAGAAGATTAAAAAGGTTGAACGTCGCCGTCCGGTTAAAGACCTGCCTGCTGACAAGGTTCTGACTTATGAGATGACCCGCGTGATACGAGCCATGAATCTCTCTGGAACCATCACCGTGACAGGGTCTGAACAAAAGCCCGTTGCATTTCGAGTGATGAAGGAGTCGCGAGACACTGCAAACGAGCAAGTGAAGCATGCTCGAATGACCATTGCGGCAGATCAAATGGAAGCAGATAGCATAGAAGTTGTTCAGGCAAACTCTGTAAAAGAAGTCGCCAGAGCAAGCGCTCGCGCCACAGCCCGGGCCATCCGAACTTGGATGCGAGATGTTCGTAAGCAAGCCCAACAAGCTGCGGCCGACACTAAAATGAACGAAGCTGAAGAGCTTTACTTGCAACTTATTGCTCTCGGGATTCCGGCTGATGATCAGGTAAAACGTTTTTTCAAAACCCGTTATGGTCAGAATCTTGAGGAGATTTTTAATCCTCTCTCGGTTATTTTGGGGCAGGAATTGGTCATTGACCGTGAAGCTCAAAAACGTCGCAAGCGCCGCTTCCCAAGTAAGATGCCTTCGGCGGGTAAGTTTCCAAAGAAGAAGATGAAGCCAGCGCCTAAGCCTGTCCCCGATGCTCCAGCAGTGACAGAAGCTACGCAGGACGCCCCGGTTTCCGAAGAGCAAGCTGAGGCTGCACCAGCTCCTACAAACGAAGTTGATGATGCTTTTGATAGCGCTCTCGGCAGTGATGAAGATGACGTTCCTGAGGAAGACTTTGGAAGCGTTGACGAGATTCTAGAAGCCAAAGACAAAGACAAAGACAAGGCCAAGGCGAATAAAGCTTCAGAAGAAAAGAAAGCTCCATCTAAAAAAGCTCCAAAGAAAAAGGACGCTAAGAAGGATGAAGCTAAGAAAGACGAGTCGTCTGAGGACGCCAAGTAAATTAGAAACCGCTTAGTGGTTAAGCCAGTGTTCGCTGGTTGTGAAGGGGAGAATTCAATCATGGCAAATGCAGCCGAAATCGTTTTAGAGGGCCGAGAAAGTAAAGATTCTCGTGGACGTCCAACAGTTGAAGTCGTTTTGAAAGTCGCCGGAGTTGAAGTTACCGGTGATGTCCCTGCGGGCGCATCCAAGGGTGAGGACGAGGCAAAGACCGTCTCCGTTGACCAGGCGATCAGTAATATTCACGGACCCATTGCTACGATTATTCGCGAATCAGGTGCCAACCTGGCCGAGCATGCAGGCTTGTTGGCAATTGAAAAACTTATCATCGAAAAATCTGGTGAGAATTACGCGACACTCG
It includes:
- a CDS encoding NAD(P)-binding domain-containing protein, translating into MSKSPTMIRPRVAVLGGGRLAQTVAGMLSGVGASVTLWARRKTVRTQLARMNNEWHLAETVQDACEAADLVLPALPAYGLREVMAQYGDVARGDQIVLHGIRGVEPGFILPHQVIREETCIRKIGVLGGPLFAPELHEGLPVSAVVASRYQEVVDVLGFVSDVSALYLHSSSDPVGVEVIGAISNVTALAVGVSNALGLGETARGVLITHGLADAARLGMLLGAQPVTFAGLAGIGDMIPRKIASIDRHYDLGAAIAEGKRSDELGTGRQPLEGVVTAQAAVELANKHGVELPLVAAVDVLCHQAKDCDPREVLSRVLRSDLDLDRAFGGR
- a CDS encoding dicarboxylate/amino acid:cation symporter; translated protein: MKNVKSHWLVLSGILFGILVGSVINLQHIDNVREAILGPNYLPTDLHANAKQINDALVASVKGSFLGAALDGIGRIFLSLLKMVVIPLVFFSIVCGICSMGGGSALGRIGLKTIGWYVCTSIMAIVTGLVTVNLLTPGEGTNIMIPTQGREAHPPDGFWDVVVNMVPTNVIESAAKFDMFGVIVFAILFGIFLTQIDEKHRAIMIGFVEGAADVMMKMTMWVISLAPVGIAGLVGFTVATSGPQIFLSLIGFILTVAAALGFHFIVSLPALCWVLTKRNPYVFMRAMSPALLTGFSTASSSGTLGVTIETANDEAGISNKVSSFVLPLGATVNMDGTALFECVTVLFIAQIHAATHPEFAPLTLQAQIMVVFLALAVSIGAAGIPHAGLVMMVIILNAVNLPLEYTALIWAVDRVLDMARTMTNIWSDSCGALVIAHSENAIDDSVLFDPASKA
- the trxB gene encoding thioredoxin-disulfide reductase, translated to MADVENVIIIGSGPAGHTAAVYTARADLKPLMFEGFSAGGIPGGQLMTTTEVENYPGFPDGVSGPEMMMAFKAQSERFGTRSLMQDVQEVDLSQRPFRLKSDGVEYLAKSLIIATGASAKYIGLDSEQRLMNKGVSACATCDGALPMFRDKPLVVVGGGDTAMEEALFLSRFASKVTLVHRREVFRASKIMLERVEKHEKIEIVTNAKVIEVLGESEVTGVRLEDTVNGEKRDLEVTGLFVAIGHQPNTQVFGEQLDKDERGYLVTQADSSYTNVEGVFACGDVQDHVYRQAVTAAGSGCMAAIDTERWLESQGEG